One Pseudomonas entomophila genomic window carries:
- a CDS encoding LysR family transcriptional regulator, translating to MRFTLRQLQVFVAVAQHQSVSRAAGVLALSQSAASTSITELERQSSCQLFDRAGKRLSLNALGHQLLPQAVALLDQAKEIEDLLNGKSGFGSLAVGATLTIGNYLATLLIGSFMQVHPESQVKLHVQNTAHIVHQVAHYEIDLGLIEGDCNHPDLEVRPWVEDELVVFCAPQHPLAKVGHADMEQLANEAWILREQGSGTRLTFDQAMRHHRANLNIRLELEHTEAIKRAVESGLGIGCISRLALRDAFRRGSLVPVETPALDLLRQFYFIWHKQKYQTSAMREFLELCRSFTAGVRRSDEIVLPPIA from the coding sequence ATGCGATTCACACTCCGTCAACTCCAGGTCTTCGTCGCCGTCGCCCAGCACCAGAGCGTGTCCCGGGCCGCCGGCGTGCTGGCCTTGTCGCAATCGGCCGCCAGCACCTCTATCACCGAGCTGGAGCGGCAATCCAGCTGCCAGCTGTTCGACCGCGCAGGCAAGCGCCTGAGCCTGAACGCCCTGGGCCACCAACTGCTGCCCCAGGCCGTCGCCCTGCTCGACCAGGCCAAGGAAATCGAGGACCTGCTCAACGGCAAGTCGGGGTTTGGCTCGTTGGCGGTCGGCGCCACCCTGACCATCGGCAATTACCTGGCCACCTTGCTGATCGGCAGCTTCATGCAGGTGCACCCGGAAAGCCAGGTCAAGCTGCACGTGCAGAACACCGCACATATCGTGCATCAGGTTGCCCACTACGAAATTGACCTGGGTCTAATCGAAGGCGACTGCAACCACCCCGACCTCGAAGTGCGGCCTTGGGTAGAGGATGAACTGGTGGTGTTCTGCGCCCCGCAGCATCCACTGGCCAAGGTAGGCCACGCCGATATGGAGCAATTGGCCAACGAGGCGTGGATCCTTCGTGAACAGGGCTCGGGCACCCGCTTGACCTTCGACCAAGCCATGCGCCATCACCGCGCCAACCTGAACATCCGCCTGGAGCTGGAGCACACCGAAGCGATCAAGCGCGCGGTCGAGTCTGGCCTGGGGATTGGTTGCATCTCGCGCCTGGCGCTGCGTGACGCCTTCCGACGCGGCAGCCTGGTGCCGGTGGAAACCCCGGCACTGGACCTGTTGCGGCAGTTCTACTTCATCTGGCACAAGCAGAAGTACCAGACCTCAGCCATGCGTGAGTTTCTTGAACTGTGTCGCAGCTTCACAGCAGGCGTACGGCGCAGTGACGAAATCGTCCTGCCGCCGATCGCCTGA
- a CDS encoding diacylglycerol kinase gives MSPFKGQTGLKRIFNAAGYSLDGLRTAFKGEAAFRQLVLLNVLLIPTAFWLPVSRVERAILIAVCLLGLIVELLNSAVEAAIDRISLERHPLSKNAKDMGSAAQLVAMSMVAVVWGVILLG, from the coding sequence ATGTCGCCATTCAAGGGCCAGACCGGCCTCAAACGCATTTTCAACGCCGCCGGCTACTCGCTGGACGGCCTGCGCACCGCCTTCAAGGGCGAGGCCGCCTTCCGCCAGCTGGTACTGCTCAATGTACTGCTGATCCCGACGGCCTTCTGGCTGCCGGTCAGCCGCGTTGAGCGGGCCATCCTCATTGCCGTGTGCTTGCTGGGGCTGATCGTGGAGTTGTTGAACTCCGCCGTCGAGGCGGCCATCGACCGCATCTCCCTGGAGCGCCACCCCTTGTCGAAGAACGCCAAGGATATGGGCAGCGCTGCGCAACTGGTGGCCATGAGCATGGTGGCCGTGGTCTGGGGCGTGATCCTGTTGGGCTAG
- the erdR gene encoding response regulator transcription factor ErdR has protein sequence MATYEILIADDHPLFRSALRQAVTLGLGPDVRLVEVASIAELETSLTEKADWDLVLLDLNMPGAYGFSGLVLLRGQYPQIPVVMVSAQEEAAVVVKSREFGASGFIPKSSELSKIQEAVRNVLDGDVWWPPQAFEKVDVSAEAKAASEGLASLTPQQFRVLTMVCEGLLNKQIAYELNVSEATIKAHVTAIFRKLGVRTRTQAALLLQQLESVSGS, from the coding sequence ATGGCCACATACGAAATCCTGATTGCCGATGACCACCCGCTGTTCCGTAGCGCACTGCGCCAGGCCGTTACCCTCGGTCTGGGCCCGGATGTGCGTCTGGTCGAAGTGGCGAGCATCGCCGAACTGGAAACCAGTCTGACCGAGAAAGCCGACTGGGACCTGGTCCTGCTGGACCTGAACATGCCCGGCGCCTATGGTTTCTCTGGCCTGGTCCTGTTGCGCGGGCAGTACCCGCAGATCCCTGTGGTGATGGTCTCGGCCCAGGAAGAGGCGGCGGTCGTGGTGAAGTCCCGCGAGTTCGGCGCCAGTGGTTTCATCCCCAAGTCCAGCGAGCTGAGCAAGATCCAGGAAGCGGTGCGCAATGTGCTTGACGGTGATGTCTGGTGGCCGCCGCAGGCATTCGAAAAGGTCGACGTTTCAGCCGAAGCCAAGGCCGCCAGCGAAGGCCTGGCAAGCCTCACGCCCCAACAGTTCCGTGTACTGACCATGGTCTGTGAGGGCCTGTTGAACAAGCAGATCGCCTACGAACTGAATGTCTCGGAGGCGACCATCAAGGCTCACGTGACGGCGATTTTCCGCAAGCTGGGTGTGCGCACGCGAACCCAGGCGGCGTTGCTGCTGCAACAACTTGAATCGGTTTCGGGCAGCTAA
- a CDS encoding tRNA-uridine aminocarboxypropyltransferase produces MSHAVARLRAERLARSIKPFVARGSRAERCPDCRVIASHCLCAWKPRVQAESGVCLLMHDTEPLKPTNTGWLIADLIEDTSAFGWLRTSVDEGLLALLEHPQWQPYIVFPGEFVAEERVVNEVVRQPGKRPLFILLDATWTEARKMFRKSPYLDRFPVLSLEAEQMSRYRLRRSKRDDHFCTAEVAAMCLDLAGDNQASQALDAYLDVFSLHYLSGKRRLPLDEQDEVHRRLHTFL; encoded by the coding sequence ATGAGCCACGCGGTAGCGCGGCTGCGCGCCGAGCGCCTGGCGCGCAGCATCAAACCCTTTGTCGCCCGTGGTTCCCGGGCCGAGCGTTGCCCGGATTGCCGGGTGATCGCCAGCCATTGCCTGTGCGCCTGGAAACCGCGGGTGCAGGCCGAGTCCGGCGTGTGCCTGCTGATGCACGACACCGAGCCGTTGAAACCGACCAATACCGGCTGGCTGATCGCCGACCTGATCGAGGATACCTCGGCCTTTGGTTGGCTGCGCACGTCGGTGGACGAAGGGCTGCTGGCATTGCTGGAGCACCCCCAGTGGCAGCCGTACATTGTCTTTCCCGGCGAGTTCGTGGCCGAAGAGCGGGTGGTCAACGAAGTCGTGCGCCAGCCGGGCAAACGGCCGTTGTTTATCCTGCTCGACGCCACCTGGACCGAAGCGCGCAAGATGTTCCGCAAGAGCCCCTACCTGGACCGTTTCCCGGTGCTGAGCCTGGAGGCCGAGCAGATGTCGCGCTATCGCCTGCGCCGCTCCAAGCGCGATGACCACTTCTGCACTGCGGAAGTGGCGGCCATGTGCCTGGACCTGGCCGGCGACAATCAGGCCTCCCAGGCCCTGGACGCCTACCTGGATGTGTTCAGCCTGCACTACCTCAGCGGCAAGCGCCGCCTGCCGCTGGACGAGCAGGATGAGGTACATCGGCGTTTGCATACCTTCCTATAG
- a CDS encoding quorum-sensing-regulated virulence factor family protein, producing the protein MLRVIAPTLSLLLALPLAAQAASKQEYELTQMLEKVAKESSVGTPRAINEDILDQGYTVEKGKALVNHLSVRESHAERMRANPQQVRSQLGDSVCRNNGYRQLMSKGAVLVYRFTVYKTNQPVMDQAFDAASCAAGNKKK; encoded by the coding sequence ATGCTGCGTGTTATTGCCCCGACCCTGAGCCTGCTGCTCGCCCTGCCTCTGGCTGCCCAGGCGGCGTCCAAGCAGGAATACGAGCTGACCCAAATGCTGGAGAAGGTCGCCAAGGAAAGCAGCGTCGGTACCCCACGGGCCATCAACGAAGACATCCTCGACCAGGGTTACACTGTCGAGAAGGGCAAGGCCCTGGTCAATCACCTGAGCGTGCGCGAGAGCCATGCAGAACGCATGCGCGCCAACCCGCAGCAGGTTCGCAGCCAACTCGGCGACAGTGTCTGCCGCAACAATGGCTACCGCCAGCTGATGTCCAAGGGCGCGGTGCTGGTCTACCGCTTTACCGTCTACAAGACCAATCAACCGGTCATGGACCAGGCCTTCGATGCCGCCAGCTGTGCAGCAGGTAACAAGAAGAAGTGA
- a CDS encoding LOG family protein, giving the protein MPYQTNERLFNHFRDNGIDLSHIDTQLQLVAPNSPNLPLYRDMMLTILRMAHDDSNRWNAKITLQALRELDHSFRTLERYKGRRKVTVFGSARTPLEHPMYALARELGATLARSDLMVITGAGGGIMAAAHEGAGTEHSLGFNITLPFEQHANATVDGTDKLLPFHFFFIRKLFFVKEADALVLCPGGFGTLDEALEVLTLIQTGKSPLVPVVLLDSPGGSFWRDCLDFISKQLEENRYILPSDLKLLRLVHSADEAVEEINQFYSNYHSSRWLKNQFVIRMLHRLSEGALHDIEEGFADLRLSGRFHQQADSGAEHEEGNFSHLTRLTFAFNGRDQGRLRELVDFINLPENWAKPQPMHTTQRAREALKVS; this is encoded by the coding sequence ATGCCCTACCAAACGAACGAACGCCTGTTCAACCATTTCAGGGACAACGGTATCGACCTGAGCCACATCGACACACAGTTGCAACTGGTCGCGCCGAACAGCCCCAACCTGCCGCTGTACCGTGACATGATGCTGACCATCCTGCGCATGGCCCACGATGACAGTAACCGCTGGAATGCCAAGATCACCCTGCAGGCCCTGCGCGAACTCGATCATTCATTCCGCACGCTGGAACGCTACAAAGGGCGGCGCAAGGTTACCGTGTTCGGCTCGGCACGCACCCCGCTCGAACACCCGATGTATGCCCTGGCCCGTGAACTGGGAGCAACCCTGGCGCGCTCGGACCTGATGGTCATCACCGGCGCCGGGGGCGGCATCATGGCCGCTGCCCATGAAGGCGCGGGCACCGAACACAGCCTGGGGTTCAACATCACCCTGCCCTTCGAACAACACGCCAACGCCACGGTCGACGGTACCGACAAGCTGCTGCCGTTCCATTTCTTCTTCATTCGCAAGCTGTTCTTCGTCAAGGAAGCCGACGCCCTGGTGCTGTGCCCAGGTGGGTTCGGCACCCTCGACGAAGCCCTTGAAGTGCTCACGCTCATCCAGACCGGCAAGAGCCCACTGGTGCCCGTGGTGCTGCTGGACTCGCCCGGTGGCAGCTTCTGGCGAGACTGTCTTGATTTCATCAGCAAACAGCTGGAAGAGAACCGCTACATCCTGCCCAGCGACCTGAAGCTGCTGCGCCTGGTGCACAGCGCCGATGAGGCGGTGGAGGAAATCAATCAGTTCTACAGCAACTACCACTCCAGCCGCTGGCTGAAGAACCAGTTCGTGATTCGCATGCTCCATCGCCTGAGCGAAGGGGCGCTACACGACATTGAGGAGGGGTTCGCCGACTTGCGCCTGAGCGGCAGGTTCCATCAGCAAGCGGACAGTGGCGCCGAGCATGAGGAAGGTAATTTCAGCCACCTGACGCGGCTGACTTTCGCCTTCAACGGACGCGACCAGGGGCGCCTGCGTGAGCTGGTGGACTTCATCAACCTGCCGGAGAACTGGGCCAAGCCCCAACCCATGCACACCACCCAGCGAGCACGGGAAGCCCTGAAAGTCAGCTGA
- the recX gene encoding recombination regulator RecX codes for MSTVLDTPVAVRRTAMDLLARREHGRVELTRKLRQRGAPDELIEPALDQLAEEGLLSEARYLESFIRYRSSAGYGPARIREELGQRGLDRGDIDQALRESEVDWAARLEDVWQRKFAGQRPQDPRGRAQQTRFLAYRGFSMEMIGRLLSGRDLYD; via the coding sequence ATGTCCACCGTACTCGACACCCCCGTCGCCGTTCGGCGGACCGCCATGGACCTGCTCGCCAGACGCGAGCATGGTCGCGTCGAGCTGACCCGCAAGTTGCGTCAGCGTGGCGCACCGGATGAGCTGATTGAGCCAGCGCTCGATCAGCTTGCCGAAGAAGGGCTGCTCAGCGAAGCCCGCTATCTCGAAAGTTTCATCCGTTATCGTTCCAGTGCTGGTTATGGCCCCGCGCGTATTCGCGAGGAGCTCGGCCAGCGTGGCCTAGACCGTGGTGATATCGACCAGGCACTGCGCGAAAGCGAGGTGGACTGGGCAGCCCGGCTGGAGGACGTCTGGCAGCGCAAGTTCGCCGGGCAACGCCCGCAAGACCCGCGCGGCCGCGCACAGCAGACCCGCTTTCTCGCCTACCGTGGTTTTTCCATGGAGATGATCGGGCGCCTGCTCAGCGGCCGCGACCTCTACGACTGA
- the recA gene encoding recombinase RecA, producing the protein MDDNKKRALAAALGQIERQFGKGAVMRMGDHERQAIPAISTGSLGLDIALGIGGLPKGRIVEIYGPESSGKTTLTLSVIAEAQKNGATCAFVDAEHALDPEYAGKLGVNVDDLLVSQPDTGEQALEITDMLVRSNAVDVIIVDSVAALVPKAEIEGEMGDMHVGLQARLMSQALRKITGNIKNANCLVIFINQIRMKIGVMFGSPETTTGGNALKFYASVRLDIRRTGAVKEGDEVVGSETRVKIVKNKVSPPFRQAEFQILYGKGIYRNGEIIDLGVAQGLVEKSGAWYSYQGNKIGQGKANAAKYLQENPAIGGEIEKQIREKLLTSGAVAAAAKAAAAEADADDMADADAGY; encoded by the coding sequence ATGGACGACAACAAGAAGCGCGCCTTGGCTGCGGCCCTGGGTCAAATCGAACGCCAATTCGGCAAGGGCGCCGTCATGCGCATGGGCGATCACGAGCGCCAGGCCATCCCCGCCATCTCCACCGGTTCCCTGGGCCTGGACATCGCCCTCGGCATCGGCGGCCTGCCCAAGGGCCGTATCGTCGAGATCTACGGCCCGGAATCCTCCGGTAAAACCACGCTGACGCTGTCGGTCATCGCCGAAGCCCAGAAGAACGGCGCCACCTGCGCCTTCGTCGACGCCGAACACGCCCTCGACCCTGAATACGCCGGCAAGCTGGGCGTCAACGTCGACGACCTGCTGGTCTCCCAGCCGGACACCGGCGAACAGGCCCTGGAAATCACCGACATGCTGGTGCGCTCGAACGCGGTCGACGTGATCATCGTCGACTCCGTAGCCGCACTGGTACCGAAGGCCGAGATCGAAGGCGAGATGGGCGACATGCACGTCGGCCTGCAGGCCCGCCTGATGTCCCAGGCCCTGCGCAAGATCACCGGCAATATCAAGAACGCCAACTGCCTGGTCATCTTCATCAACCAGATCCGCATGAAGATCGGCGTGATGTTCGGCAGCCCGGAAACCACCACCGGCGGTAACGCCCTGAAGTTCTACGCCTCGGTGCGCCTGGACATCCGCCGTACCGGCGCGGTCAAGGAAGGCGACGAGGTGGTCGGCAGCGAAACCCGCGTCAAGATCGTCAAGAACAAGGTCTCGCCACCGTTCCGCCAGGCCGAGTTCCAGATCCTCTATGGCAAGGGTATCTACCGCAACGGCGAGATCATCGACCTGGGCGTGGCTCAAGGCCTGGTGGAAAAGTCCGGTGCCTGGTACAGCTACCAGGGCAACAAGATCGGTCAGGGCAAAGCCAACGCCGCCAAGTACCTGCAAGAGAACCCGGCTATTGGCGGCGAGATCGAGAAGCAGATCCGCGAGAAGCTGCTGACCTCTGGCGCCGTAGCCGCAGCCGCCAAGGCAGCTGCCGCCGAAGCCGATGCCGACGACATGGCTGACGCCGACGCCGGTTATTGA
- a CDS encoding CinA family protein yields the protein MDPITALSTRLGEHLRRLNAQVSTAESCTGGGIAEAITRIPGSSAWFEAGYVTYSNTQKTRQLGVPEPLFAQVGAVSQEVVEAMVRGAQAASGARFAVAVSGVAGPDGGSPAKPVGTVWLAWADGGRVISKRRHFDGDREAVRRQTVIAALDGLLQLGAE from the coding sequence ATGGACCCGATCACTGCGCTTTCCACCCGCCTGGGCGAACACCTGCGTCGCTTGAACGCCCAGGTGAGCACCGCCGAATCCTGCACCGGCGGCGGCATCGCCGAGGCCATCACTCGTATCCCTGGCAGCTCGGCTTGGTTCGAAGCCGGCTATGTCACCTACTCCAACACCCAGAAGACCCGTCAACTGGGGGTGCCCGAACCGTTGTTCGCCCAGGTGGGCGCAGTCAGCCAGGAAGTGGTCGAAGCGATGGTGCGTGGTGCCCAGGCGGCCAGTGGCGCGCGCTTCGCCGTGGCGGTCAGCGGCGTGGCCGGGCCCGACGGCGGCTCGCCGGCCAAGCCGGTGGGCACCGTATGGCTGGCCTGGGCCGACGGCGGGCGCGTGATCAGCAAGCGCCGCCACTTCGACGGCGACCGCGAAGCGGTGCGCCGACAGACGGTGATCGCCGCGCTAGACGGCTTGTTACAGCTTGGCGCGGAGTAA
- a CDS encoding lysis system i-spanin subunit Rz: MLSRLQLGVYAVLVLSSAALAWQVQGWRYERMLAESEALQAQQKVEQVEALNEQLLAERDRRQALEQRLHNDETRHYQELSDAQQTQARLRDRLATADLRLSVLVERDTGCAAVPATTAPGGVDHGAVRARLEPAHARRIIAITDDGDRGLIALRACQAYVRALAP; this comes from the coding sequence GTGTTGAGCCGCCTGCAACTGGGCGTGTATGCCGTGCTGGTGCTGTCCAGTGCGGCGCTGGCCTGGCAGGTCCAGGGCTGGCGCTACGAGCGCATGCTGGCCGAGTCCGAGGCGCTGCAGGCACAGCAGAAGGTCGAGCAGGTCGAGGCGCTCAATGAGCAATTGCTTGCCGAGCGCGACCGGCGCCAGGCGCTCGAGCAACGCCTGCACAACGATGAAACCCGTCATTACCAGGAGCTTTCCGATGCCCAACAAACTCAGGCTCGCCTGCGTGATCGCCTTGCTACTGCCGATCTTCGGTTGTCGGTCCTGGTCGAGCGCGACACCGGCTGCGCCGCAGTGCCTGCCACCACCGCCCCCGGCGGCGTGGATCATGGTGCCGTACGCGCCCGACTTGAGCCGGCGCATGCTCGACGAATTATCGCCATCACCGACGACGGCGACCGCGGACTGATCGCCCTGCGCGCCTGCCAGGCCTATGTCCGCGCACTGGCGCCGTGA
- a CDS encoding glycoside hydrolase family 19 protein: protein MPLTEQQLKQIYPLAGQCATTFLPALNEAMEHWEIDHPKRVAAFLAQVGHESGQLRYVKELGGDRYLARYDTGSLALRLGNTPEADGDGQLYCGRGLIQVTGRNNYQACSRALFGDERLLAQPQMLEQPRWACESAAWFWHSRGLNALADRGEFNRITRHINGGLNGLADRVELWDRAREVLC, encoded by the coding sequence ATGCCGCTCACTGAACAGCAGCTCAAACAGATCTATCCGCTGGCCGGCCAGTGCGCCACGACTTTCCTGCCAGCGCTGAACGAGGCCATGGAGCATTGGGAAATCGACCACCCCAAGCGTGTTGCCGCGTTTCTCGCCCAGGTCGGGCACGAGTCCGGCCAACTGCGCTATGTCAAAGAGCTTGGTGGCGACCGCTACCTGGCACGCTATGACACCGGCAGCCTGGCCTTGCGCCTGGGCAACACACCGGAGGCCGACGGCGATGGCCAGCTCTACTGCGGGCGCGGCCTGATCCAGGTGACCGGGCGCAACAACTACCAGGCCTGTAGCCGGGCACTGTTCGGTGACGAGCGTCTGCTGGCCCAACCGCAGATGCTCGAGCAGCCGCGCTGGGCCTGCGAATCGGCAGCCTGGTTCTGGCATTCGCGGGGGCTCAATGCCTTGGCCGACCGCGGCGAGTTCAACCGCATCACGCGCCATATCAATGGTGGCCTGAACGGCTTGGCCGACCGTGTCGAGCTCTGGGACCGGGCGCGCGAGGTGCTGTGTTGA
- a CDS encoding zinc finger domain-containing protein translates to MFIDLRCGQCRKLLARITPASELQIKCGRCRTLNHVKATRFEPSPVSEPLAALAAVRSDCNGEHTDAAH, encoded by the coding sequence ATGTTCATCGACTTGCGCTGCGGCCAGTGTCGAAAGCTACTGGCCCGCATCACCCCCGCTTCCGAGCTCCAGATCAAGTGCGGCCGTTGCCGCACCTTGAATCATGTGAAAGCCACGCGCTTCGAGCCATCGCCTGTGAGCGAGCCGTTGGCGGCACTGGCCGCCGTTCGATCAGACTGCAATGGAGAACATACCGATGCCGCTCACTGA
- a CDS encoding phage late control D family protein, translated as MQPIFRIEADGKDITALINDRLLLLRTTDKPGMESDDFELRIDARDGALALPARGAVLQVHLGYAGQPLTRLGRYTVDEVELSGPPDTLVIRGKASDLRGTGKTIRSGSWEGATLQRIVAEIGARNGWQAVCPVTVKLPRVDQYSESDFNFITRLARQNDCTAKLADGQLLVLPRQGGQSASGKALGVVTIARKDVSQWQFRLADKSTHKAVRTRHQDPATGKLNVVELDNGDAPQGLQPVHTDRHLYPNRAAAEQAAKARLASFNRDTASVRLDMPGRTDLFAERSVEITGFLAGLDGAYLVESVEQVFTSSGWRTTVQCNGGRQGKAKAEGAAPRRAGALKA; from the coding sequence ATGCAACCGATCTTCCGCATCGAGGCCGACGGCAAGGACATCACCGCGCTGATCAACGACCGCCTGTTGCTGCTGCGCACCACCGACAAGCCCGGCATGGAGTCGGACGACTTCGAGCTGCGCATCGATGCCCGCGACGGCGCCCTGGCGCTGCCCGCCCGCGGCGCCGTGCTGCAGGTTCATCTGGGGTACGCCGGCCAGCCGCTGACGCGGCTGGGGCGCTACACCGTCGATGAGGTCGAATTGTCGGGGCCACCCGACACCCTGGTCATTCGCGGCAAGGCCAGTGACCTGCGCGGTACCGGCAAGACCATCCGCAGCGGTAGCTGGGAAGGGGCGACGCTGCAACGCATCGTCGCCGAGATCGGTGCGCGCAATGGTTGGCAGGCGGTCTGCCCGGTGACGGTCAAGCTGCCGCGGGTCGACCAGTACAGTGAGTCGGATTTCAACTTCATCACCCGCCTGGCCCGGCAGAACGACTGCACCGCCAAGCTTGCCGATGGCCAGTTGCTGGTGTTGCCGCGCCAAGGCGGGCAGAGCGCCAGCGGCAAGGCGTTGGGTGTGGTGACCATCGCCCGCAAGGACGTCAGCCAGTGGCAGTTCCGCCTGGCCGACAAAAGTACCCACAAGGCGGTGCGCACCCGCCACCAGGACCCGGCGACCGGCAAGCTTAACGTCGTCGAACTGGACAATGGTGACGCACCGCAGGGCCTGCAACCGGTGCATACCGACCGCCACCTGTACCCCAACCGTGCGGCCGCCGAACAGGCCGCCAAGGCGCGCCTGGCCAGCTTCAATCGCGACACGGCCTCTGTGCGCCTGGACATGCCCGGGCGCACCGACCTGTTCGCCGAGCGCAGCGTGGAGATCACCGGCTTTCTCGCCGGGCTAGACGGAGCGTATCTGGTCGAGTCGGTGGAACAGGTGTTCACCAGCAGCGGCTGGCGCACCACGGTGCAGTGCAACGGCGGGCGCCAGGGCAAGGCCAAGGCCGAGGGGGCAGCGCCCAGGCGCGCCGGAGCATTGAAGGCCTGA
- a CDS encoding tail protein X, whose amino-acid sequence MARICTTSEGDVLDTLCQHYYGHLDGSVEAVLEANQGLADEAQPFRAGVRIVLPALAVVAANTVQLWD is encoded by the coding sequence ATGGCCAGGATTTGTACAACGTCTGAGGGCGATGTGCTCGACACGCTCTGCCAGCACTACTACGGCCACCTCGATGGCTCGGTCGAAGCGGTGCTCGAGGCCAACCAGGGCCTGGCGGACGAGGCCCAGCCGTTTCGCGCCGGGGTGCGCATCGTGTTGCCGGCGCTGGCCGTGGTGGCCGCGAATACCGTGCAACTGTGGGACTGA
- a CDS encoding phage tail protein — protein MTYLEQLQATLHALVKAGEAGRRRADAMLDPMNDAIGHIQGAVGELEGLPVVGPIIGAKLQRTMRAITNAQARVAKVVAKYDQAVAVVRQVRDRIDGFAAHAAKAGAAIGRVVGAVRSTVNGVLSTLGFAPEATPAAEAVKPFPHLLVLQPLKAGAAPYYFNLDTAAFDQLRRQTRFRWAGQERLSRDTAQQAVSLGEETISIRGAIFPGFKGGLGQLQTLRSIGRQLSPLSLTTGYGEVLGTWCLTSIEEEQGALLAGGIPRKQGFSLEFVSYGQDLYNV, from the coding sequence ATGACCTACCTGGAGCAGCTGCAAGCCACGCTGCACGCCCTGGTCAAGGCGGGAGAAGCGGGGCGTCGGCGTGCCGACGCCATGCTCGATCCCATGAACGACGCGATCGGCCATATACAAGGGGCGGTGGGCGAACTGGAAGGGTTGCCGGTGGTCGGGCCGATCATCGGTGCCAAGCTGCAGCGCACCATGCGCGCAATCACCAACGCCCAGGCCCGGGTCGCCAAGGTGGTGGCCAAGTACGACCAGGCGGTGGCCGTGGTGCGTCAGGTGCGTGATCGCATCGACGGCTTCGCCGCCCACGCCGCCAAGGCTGGCGCAGCGATCGGTCGCGTGGTCGGGGCGGTGCGCTCGACCGTCAACGGCGTGTTGTCGACACTGGGCTTCGCGCCCGAAGCGACCCCTGCCGCCGAAGCGGTCAAGCCGTTCCCGCACCTGCTGGTGCTGCAACCACTCAAGGCGGGCGCCGCACCGTACTACTTCAACCTCGACACCGCCGCCTTCGACCAGCTGCGCCGGCAGACCCGCTTCCGCTGGGCCGGCCAGGAGCGGCTGAGCCGCGACACTGCGCAACAGGCGGTGAGCTTGGGCGAGGAGACCATCAGCATTCGCGGGGCGATCTTCCCCGGCTTCAAGGGCGGCCTCGGCCAGTTGCAGACACTGCGCAGCATCGGCCGCCAGCTGTCGCCGCTGTCGCTGACCACCGGCTACGGCGAGGTACTCGGCACCTGGTGCCTGACCAGCATCGAGGAAGAGCAGGGCGCCCTGCTGGCCGGCGGCATCCCGCGCAAACAAGGGTTTTCACTGGAGTTCGTGAGCTATGGCCAGGATTTGTACAACGTCTGA
- a CDS encoding phage tail assembly protein, which translates to MAQAKKLPQWLTVTAERVTVRLSRPSEANGVQVDSLSLRAPTVRDIRNAQAGGTSDDEQRELNLFASLAEVGVKDLEGLALKDYSRLQTGYFRLVQDDEL; encoded by the coding sequence ATGGCTCAAGCGAAAAAGCTTCCGCAATGGCTGACCGTCACCGCCGAGCGCGTGACCGTGCGCCTATCGCGCCCCAGCGAGGCCAACGGCGTGCAGGTCGACAGCCTGTCGCTGCGCGCCCCCACCGTGCGTGACATCCGCAATGCCCAGGCCGGTGGTACGAGCGACGACGAGCAGCGCGAACTGAACCTGTTCGCCTCGCTCGCCGAAGTCGGCGTCAAGGACCTCGAGGGCCTGGCCCTGAAGGACTACAGCCGCCTGCAGACGGGCTATTTTCGCCTGGTGCAGGACGACGAGCTTTGA